The DNA window ACCATCGAGGCGGACGGCCTGCCGTTCTCGCTCGTGCCGCGCCTGAACGCCGCCGGCCGCATGGGCGACGTCGACGTGGCGTTCAACCTGCTCATCTCGAGCGACGCCACCGAGGCAGCATCTCTTGCCGCCGAGCTCGAGACCATCAACCAGAACCGCCGCGACATCGAGCGCGACCTCGCCGACCAGGCCATGGCCATGATCGAGGAGACCTACGACGGGGGCCGCGCCATCGTCGTGGGCGGCGAGGGCTGGCACGAGGGCGTGAAGGGCATCGTCGCGAGCCGCGTCGTGAACCGCTACCACGTGCCCGCCATCCTGTTCTCCATCTCCGACGGCGTGGCCCACGGCTCGGGCCGCTCCGTGGGCTCGGTGAACCTCTTCGAGGCCGTCGAGCGCTGCGGGGATTTGCTCGTGCGCTTTGGCGGCCATGCGGGCGCCGTGGGCGTCACGATCGACGCCGAGAACATCGATGCGTTCCGCGCACGCCTCGAGTCGGTACTCGACGAGCTGCCCGCCGAGCAGTTCGTGGACACCGGAGAGGTGGCCGCCGTCGTGGGTCTCGACGAGCTCGACGTTCCCACCATCGAGTCGCTCGGCGTCCTCAAGCCGTTCGGCCAGGGCAACAAGGTGCCGCTCCTTGCCGCCACGGGCGTGGTCATGCGCGCCCGCAGCCGCGTGGGGCGCGCCGGAGAGCACCTGCGCTTTTTGGCCACCGACGGCGTGAGCTCCGTGCCCGCCATCATGTTCCGCACGCCCGACGTCGAGTGCGCCTGTGACTACGAGGGCGCCGTCGACCTCGTGTTCGAGGCCGTGGCGGAGACCTGGCAGGGCCGCACGAAGCCCAAGCTCATGGTGCGAGACATCATCTATCGCCAGGCCACGCCCGGCGTGGAGACGCCCGAGGTGGTGGGCGAGCTGTTCGCCCGCGTCCCGCAGATACTGGCGTCTGACACCCACGAGCCGCCCGCCCCGGCGAGCACCGACGCGCGCGAGCAGGCGCGCGGCATGAGCGCCTCCGAGCTCACGGACCGTCTCGTCCATCGCTTCATCGGCGACCACGAACTGCTGGGCGCCCAGCGCGCCGCGCTTGACGCCCTGGCGGCCGGGCGCAGCACCCTGTGCGTCATGGCGACGGGCCGCGGCAAGTCGCTCGTGTTCCACGTCCACGCGGCGCGCCTCGCGCTTGCGCAGGGACGCGCCAGCGTGTTCGTCTACCCGCTGCGCGCCCTCGTCGCCGACCAGAGCTTCCACATCACCGGTGAGCTTGCCTCGCTGGGCCTCTCCGCCCGCGTGCTCACGGGCGAGAGCTCGCCGGAGGTGCGCGAGGAGGTCTTTGGCGGGCTTGCCGCGGGCACGGTGGACGTCGTGCTCACCACGCCCGAGTTCCTCGCTATCCACTCCGGCCGCTTTGCCTCCGCAGGCCGCGTGGGCTTCGTCGTCATCGACGAGGCGCACCACGCTGGAACCTCCGACGGCGGCTCGCGCACGACCTACCGCGAGCTGCCGCGCGTGCTCGACGAGCTCGGGCATCCCGTGACGCTTGCCGTCACGGCAACGGCCGCCGAGCCCGTCGCCCGCCAGATCTGCGAGCTCGCCCGCATCGATGACGTCATCGTCGACGACACGTGCCGCGCCAACCTCGTGCTCGACGACGAGCGAGAGCTCCACGACCGCGAGGCCGCGCTCGTTGGAATCGCGAGCACGGGAGAGAAGTGCGTGTGCTACGTGAACTCGCGCGAGCAGTCCGTCGTGCTCGCACGCACGCTGAGAAAAGCCAATCCCGAGCTGGGGCAGCGCATCGCCTTCTACAACGCCGGTCTCACGCGCCAGGAGCGCAACCGCGTCGAGCGGGCGTTTCGCGCCGGCGAGCTCACGTGCGTCATCTCGACGAGCGCGTTTGGCGAGGGCGTCAACCTGCCCGACATCCGCCACGTGGTGCTCTACCACATGCCGTTCGGCGCCATCGAGTTCAACCAGATGAGCGGCCGAGCTGGACGCGACGGCGCGCCCGCAACGATTCACCTGCTGTTTGGCTCGCGAGACGCCCGCGTCAACGAGCGCATCCTGTCCTCCTACGCCCCGGGCCGAGACGAGCTCGTGTGCCTGTGGCGCACGCTGCGCTCCCTTGCCGGCCGCGCCGCGCAGGCCGGAGACGACGCCATCTGCCGCACGAACGCCGAGATACTCGAGGCGTGCCTGCAGACGGCGCCCGCCACCTCGCTCGAGGAGCGCTCGGTGTCGGCGGGCATCGCGATCTTCCGCGACCTGGGCTTTCTCACCATCGAGGGCTACGGGACGGGCAGGCGCATCCACATGGCTCCGTCGCCGGGCCACATGGAGCTCGACGGCTCCATCCGCTATCTTGAGGGCAAGCGCAGCGGCGAGGAGTTCCACGCCTTCTGCGACTGGGTGCTTACGGCCACGCCCGACGAGCTGCTCGCGCACATCAACAGGCCCATCGTCCCGGGCTTTGGGACGCTGATCGATAAGGAGGGGGAGTGACGCCATGGCACAGGCCAAACACGTCGCCGCGCCGCCCGAGGGCGCTCCCGAGGTTGGGGCCGACGACTACCCGCTGCTGAGAAAGACCTGCTCGAGGTACCTGTCTGCCGAGGGCATGGCAAAGGTCGACGAGGCGTACCGCTTCGCCGCCGAGTTCCACCGCGACCAGAGGCGCAGGAGCGGCGAGCCCTACATCAACCACCCCGTAGAGGTGGCTCTCATCCTGGCGCACGACCTGCGCATGGACGAGGACGTCATCTGCGCGGCGCTCCTTCATGACACGGTGGAGGACACTCCGGCCACGCTCGCGGACCTCTCCGAGCTGTTCGGCGAGACGGTCGCCGAGCTCGTGGACGGCGTCACGAAGCTCACCTCCATCGAGGTCGACTCCATGGACGCCAAGCAGGCGCTGAACCTTCGCAAGATGTTCCTCGCCATGAGCCGCGACATCCGCGTGGTCATCATCAAGCTCGCGGACCGCCTGCACAACATGCGCACGCTCGCGGCGCTTCCGCCCGATCGCCGCACGTTCAAGGCCCACGAGACCATGGACGTCTACGCGCCGCTCGCCGACCGCCTCGGCATCTCCTCCATCAAGTGGGAGCTCGAGGACCTCGCGTTCTTCTACCTGGAGCCTGAGGAGTACCAGCGCATCGCGCGCATGGTCCAGGACTCCCGCGACCAGCGCGAGCGCGACACCGAGGAGGCCATCAAGACCCTCACCGACGAGCTTCGCCGAGTGGGCCTCGACGGCTTCACGATCACGGGGCGCCCCAAGCACCTGTGGAGCATCTACCTCAAGATGAAGCGCAAGGGCAAGGAGTTCTCCGACATCTACGACCTCATCGCGCTGCGCGTCATCCTGCAGACGGTGGGGGACTGCTACTCGGCCCTGGGCGCGGTCCACTCGTTGTGGCACCCGCTGCCGGGCCGCTTCAAGGACTACATCGCCACGCCCAAGCCCAACGGCTACCAGTCGCTGCACACCACGGTCGTGGGCCCCGAGGCGCGTCCCATCGAGATCCAGCTGCGCACGGTCGAGATGCACGAGCAGGCCGAGTACGGCATCGCCGCCCACTGGCTGTACAAGCGGGCGGGCAACTCGCAGGGCAACATGAGTGCCGACGACAAGAGCGTCGACCGCCAGATCTCCAGGATCCGCCGCAGCCTCGACTGGACGGTCGAGAGCGACATGGAGGACCCGCACGAGTTCCTCGAGGACCTGCGCGTGGACCTGTTCGGCGACGAGATCTTCGTGTTCACGCCCAAGGGCGAGGTCATGAACCTGCGCGCCGGCTCCACGCCGCTCGACTTCGCCTACGCCGTCCACACCGAGGTGGGAAACCACTGTGTGGGCGCCAAGGTCAACGGCTCAGTCGTCTCGCTCACCAAGCCGCTCGCCACCGGCGACCGCGTGGAGATCCTCACGAACAAGAGCGCCAAGCCCTCGCGTGACTGGATGAACATCGTGGCGACGCCCTCGGCGCGCTCGAAGATCCGCAAGTACTTCGCGGCCTCCACGAAGTCTGACGACGCCGAGGCTGGCCGAGGCGAGCTTGGCCGCGAGCTGCGCAAGCGCGGCTACGGCATCTCGACGCCGCGCTCCGCCAAGGCGCTCGCCCGCGTGAGCGAGGAGCTGTCGTTCAAGGAGACCGACGACATGCTCGCGGCCATCGCCAACGGCAAGGTCACGGCAAAGTCCGTGGCCAACAAGGTACAGGCTGTGCTCGAGGAGGGCTCCCCGGCCGAGATGCTCGCCGCCCAGCAGCGCGCCAACGCCGAGGCCAACGCCGCGCGCGAGGAGTTCTTCGAGGGCGGCTCCAAGCCCATGAGCGCGCCTCGCCAGGCGCGCGGTCCCAAGGGCGGCCCCAAGCGCCGTCACGCGAGCTGCGGCGTGGTCGCCAAGGGCGACGCCGACCTGCTCGTGCACCTCGCGCACTGCTGCAATCCCGTGGCCGGAGACGACATCGTGGGCTTCATCACGCGTGGCCGCGGCGTGTCGGTGCACCGCTCGAGCTGTCCCAACGTCAAGGGCCTCATGGCGCACCCCGAGCGCATGATCGAGGTCGAGTGGGACACCTCGGGCGCCACGCAGTTCCAGGTTGAGATTATGGTCGAGGCCACGGACCGCATGGGCCTTCTCAAGGACGTCACGATCGCCGTGGGCGAGGCGGGCGGCAACATCCTGTCCGCCGCCACCAACACGAACGCCCAGGGCGTCGCCAAGCTGCGCTTCCTCATCGCCATCAGCGACGCGAGCCTGCTCGACACGCTGCTGTCCACCGTGGGCCGCGTGCCGTCGGTCTATGACGCGCGCCGCATCATGCCCGGCGAGGGCGCCAACTCGATCCACGGGAGGTAGCCATGGGTGCGTTCTGGAACAAGGGGAGCGTTGCGTTTGGCGACGTCGCCGGCATGGCATCGGGCGCCATCGAGCTCAGGCAGTTCGTGGTGTCGCCGTTCTCGACGAACTGCTACGCCGTCATCTGCGCGGGCCAGGCCATGGTCGTGGACCCCGGCGCCGAGGGTGCGCGCATAGCCGAGGCGCTCGCAGACGTTGACGTGCGGCTCGTCGTGGCCACGCACGGGCACGCCGACCACGTGGGTGGCGTGGCAGCCCTCGTTGCGGCCACGGGCGCACGCTTCGCCATGGCGGAGCAGGACGTCGAGCTTGCCCGCCACGCGCGCAGAAACCACGCCTTTGGCATCGAGTACGACGCCGACGCGCCCGAGCCCGACGAGCTTCTCGTCCCTGGGGACGTCGCGGGCGTGGGCGAGGCGCGCTTCTCGGTGACTGCCACGCCGGGCCACACGCCGGGCGGCATCACGCTCGTGGGCACAGACGCCGCCTCCGGCCTTGCGTTCGTGGGCGACACGCTCTTTGTGGGAAGCGCCGGCCGCATCGACCTTGCCGGCGGCGACCCCGTGGTGCTCATGGCCTCGCTTGGGCGCCTCGTCCGCGAGCTTGCGCCGCAGACGCACGTGCTGTGCGGGCACGGTGACGACACGACGATGTCCTGGGAGCTCGGGCACAACCCCTACCTGAGAGCCGCGCGATGAAAAAGGGCCCGGATGAGCGTGCGCTCATCCGGGCCCCTCATTTGCCTGGTGCCCGAGGCGAGGGTCGAACTCGCACGGGTTTCCCCAGAGGTTTTTGAGACCTCCGTGTCTGCCATTCCACCACTCGGGCTTAGGGGCTCAGTATATCGCAATGGTGACGCTTGGGGACGGGGTCGTTTTGTCACCGTTGGCGCCGGGGCCAGTTGACGCCGGGTGTCCGCAAGTGTTCGAATTCCGTAAAACCTGGGAAGTTACCTGCGGTTATACAGTTTTTTGGTGCTAATCTAATACCAGTCGAGTAGGGAATCGCCCGCACCTTATGCGACGGGACCGTAGCGGAGGTAGCGATGTTTTCTGTTGGCGAGCGCGTCATGCATCCCGGCCAGGGCCTGTGCACGGTCGTGGGATTCAAGGACTCGCCCACGCCCATGCTCATCCTCGAGACGGGCAGCGGCCGCGGCGCCACGCGCCTCATGTACCCCGCCGCTCAGGCCGAGAAGAACCTCCACCCGCCTGTGGGACGCGAGGAGGCCCTCGCCGTCATCGACGGCTACTCCGAGCTCTCCTGCGACACGTTTACGGACCGCAACTCCGGCCTGGAGGAGACCCACTTCAAGAAGCTCGTCAAGCATGGCGTGCCAGACTCCGTGCGCGTCGTGAAGACGATGCGCGCCCGCATCGCCGATGCCGAGGCGCACTCCAAAAAGCCGAGCTCCTACCTCGTCCGCGTCCTGCGAGACGCCCGCGAGCGCTCGCTCGAGGAGCTTGCCTGCGCGCTGGACACGACGCCCGAGGACGTCGAGGCCATGTTCGTCTCGCGCGGCCATGCCCTTGACGACGAGGCGTAACGCGTGCGTGTGCTGACCTTTCTCGGCTAGCCGTGCTTTCTGATCTTTGCGACGAAGAACCCCTCGTAGAGTCTGCTCGGGCACACCGTGAGCGTGCCGGGAAGCCGTCCCGGCAGGGCCAGCGGCGCCACATCGTCCTTGTCTGTGCCTGCCATGCCATGCGGCAGACTCACGTCCACGAGCTCGCAGTCCCGGTGACGCGCGAGCGCCCACTCGACGATGTCCTCGTTCTCCCTGGGCAGGATGGAGCACGTCGAGTACACGAGGTCGCCTCCCGCCTTGAGGACCGTGAGGCCGCGGTCGAGAAGGGCGCGCTGCGAGCGCTCGACGCGGGCGGCAAGCTCTGGCGTGAGGTAGCGGGCCGCGTGCTCGTCGTGGGTGTGGACGGTGCCCGAGCCCGTGCAGGGGGCGTCGAGCAGCACCTGGTCAAACGAGAACCAGTCATCGAGCCTGCGGGCGTCCGTGCGCATGACCTGGACGTTCGTGGCCCCGAGTTTGGAGAGGTTGTGCTCGAGCTTCTCGGCACGCGGGGCGGACAGCTCGCAGGCCGTGATGCGCGCCGCACGCTGTCCGGCACGAGCGGGGGCGAGGGCGGCGAGCTCGCTCGTCTTTCCGCCGGGGGCCGCGCACATGTCGAGCACGTCGGCGCCCGGGCGAGGCTCCAGCGCAAGCGGCGGCAGCATGGACGAGAGGCTCTGGAGATAGACCTTGCCCTGGGCGTAGGCATCGAGCGCCCAGACGTCACGCTCGCGCACGCCGTCCGCAAGCGCGAGGGCATCGGCATACCACGGGACGCGTGCGTAGGCGATGCGTGCCTCGTCCAGCTCGCGCGTGACCTCGTCAAGCCCGGCCCGCAGCGTGTTGACGCGCATGGTGACGGGACGATCCTGCCCCCAACCGGCTATGATGGTGTCCGCAAGCTCGCCCGTCGAGGCGCGTACGGCCTCGACGAGGTGGGCGGGCAGGCCCGTCTGGGCATCGAGCTCCTGGGGCTTGGCGTACTCCTCGCGTGGGCCTCTCGCCTGGCGACGTGCTCGTGTGGTGCTCTTGTGCGTGCGCTGCCTGCTGCTCATATTTCTCCTTGCGCGGGTGTGTCTCGCGTGCAATACTATCAATTCGTGTGGCCGAGAGGTTGCACATGCCAAGCGGGTCAGAACTCGTGACCCCACCTGAACGGCGCCTCAGGGCAGCTGTCTGGTTGGACAAGGGAATCACGCCACGTGGCGTCCAAGCCTGAATCTTGCCGGAGCTGTGCCAAGCGCAGCTCCGGTTTTTCGTTGCGGGTCTCGCGCCCGCGGCACTGCGACTTCCGGCACAAGGCCGGGGGCCACACAAGCGGCGAGGTGCCCGCAAGGCACGCCGCAGGGAAGGGAAGGTGTGTAAGATAGCAAAGTCCGAAGGTCCCCGCATTAACGGGGAGATCACCGCTCGAGTCTGCCGCCTGATTGGCGTCGACGGCTCCCAGCTTGGTCAGTTCGGTGTCCGTGATGCCCTTCGCATCGCCTCCGAGCAGGGCCTCGACCTCGTCGAGATCGCGCCCAACGCCGAGCCGCCCGTCTGCAAGGTCATGGATTACGGCAAGTACAAGTACGAGCAGGCGATCAAGGCCAAGCAGGCTCGCAAGAAGCAGGCCAAGGTCGAGGTCAAGGAGATGAAGTTCCGTCCCAAGATCGACACCGGCGACTACGAGACCAAGAAGGGCCACGTCATGCGCTTCCTCAAGAAGGGCGCGCGCGTGAAGGTGACCATCATGTTCCGTGGTCGTGAGATGGCCCACCCCGAGCAGGGTCTCAACGTCCTCGAGCGACTGGCCGCCGACCTCAAGCCCTACGCCACGGTTGAGAGCCAGCCGAAGATGGAGGGCCGCAACATGCACATGCTCGTCGCGCCGATCAAGGGCGCCTTCGATGAGAAGGCCTCCGAGGCGAGCGAGAAGGATACGAAGGAGAACTAGCATGCCTAAGATGAAGACGCACAAGGGTACGGCCAAGCGTTTCCGCCGCACCGGCACCGGCAAGATCATGCGCGCCAAGGCTTTCAAGAGCCACATCCTGACCAAGAAGTCCCAGAAGCGCATCCGCGGCTTCCGCAAGGAGACCGAGCTCGCCAAGGCCGACGTCAAGGTCGTTTCGTCCCGCATGGGCAAGTAGCGCATCGCGCCTGTCCGTACTTTTTTCACTAGGAGTTGATCTAACATGGCACGAGTCAAGCGCGCCGTTGCTGGCCGTAAGAAGCGTCAGACCCTCAAGGAGCTCTCCAAGGGCTACTACGGCACTTCCTCCCGCACCTTCCGCGGCATGAAGGAGCAGGTCCAGCACTCCCTGCAGTACCAGTACCGCGATCGCCGCAACAAGAAGCGTGACGTCCGTCGTCTCTGGATCCAGCGCATCAACGCCGCCGCCCGCATGAACGACATGAGCTACTCCACGTTCATGCACGGCCTGAAGCTCGCTGGCGTCGAGCTGGACCGCAAGGTCCTCTCGCAGATCGCCTACGAGGACGAGGCTGCCTTCGCCGCCCTGGCCGAGGTCGCCAAGAAGGCCATCGCCGACGCCGAGTAAGCGTCTTCCACATACCGTGGCTTCAAGGCCCGCATGCGCTCGCGTGCGGGCCTTTTTCTATGCCGAGAAGCGATGGGAGCGCCGCGCCCGCCGCGGCTTTCTCGGCGTTGGGTGGTGCTGTGTCCGTTACGGCTTTCTCGGCGTCACGGGTGCACGTTTGCGCCATTCGGGCTGATATGTACGCCCAAATGCGCCAAACGTGCGGATATGTACGTCCTGGGACCCGAGAAGCGCGCAGATGCGCACGTTTGCGCCAAACGTGCAGGCCATATGAGCCCGTTTGTGCCATTCGGGCAAATCTGTACGGGTCTGCCATGGCAAGAGGCGCAAAACCCTGTCGCAAGCGGTTCTCGGGCTAAGAAGGGTGGCATGGTGGCGACTGCGTGGCCGAGAAGGGCGCCTTACTTCTCGTCATCCTTGTGGAAGAGGCGATCGACGAACTCCTCGCGACGCTCCTCGGTGATTTCCTCGCGTTTGGCCTGCTCCACGGCAAAGGCGGGGTCGTCGGGGGAGACGAGCTCGTCCTCGCCGCTCTTGGGGTTGTAGTGGTGGAGAAGCACCGGGTCAAACAGGTGCAGGTGCGCGGCAAAGCCAAACGATGCGCCGATGAGCGCACAGAACACAACGATCCTGGGCGTTGTCTCGATCTTGGTCATGACGATGGCTCCTGCGCTCAGCATGGCGGTCCACAGGTACATGAGCAGTACGGCCTGGCGCTGGTTGTAGCCGTCCTGGATGAGGCGGTGGTGGATGTGGCCCTTGTCGGCCTGGCCCACGCTCACGTGGGCGCGCTTGCGGCGGATGATGGCCGAGAACGTGTCGATGATGGGTACGAACGAGATAACGAGCGGCACGATGATGGTGGTGAGGCCGGCCACGCGCCTGACGTTGAGCAGCGACACCGTGCCGAGCGCAAAGCCAAGCAGAAGCGAGCCCGAGTCTCCCAGGAAGATGGAGGCCGGGTTGAAGTTGTAGCGAAGGAATCCCAGCGTGGCGCCGGCCACGGCGATGGAGACGGCGGCGGCGTCGAGGCGGCCGGACTGCGTGGCTAAAAAGAACAGCGTGCAGCTCGAGATGAACGTGATGCCCGAGGCCAGGCCGTCGAGACCATCGATGAGGTTGATGATGTTCACGTAGGCCACGAGGTAGATGACCGTGATGGGGCAGGCCAGCCAGCCGAGCATGACCTCGCCGGGGCCAAACGGGTTCACGATGGCGCCCACGGTGAGGCCGGCCATGACGGCGATTACGGCCGCTGCGACCTGGCCCGCGAGCTTGGCGAGGGGCTTCAGCTGGAAGACGTCGTCGATGGCGCCCGTGAGGAAGATGACGAGAAACGACACGCCGAGCAGCGGGTAGTTGACGGTGGAGAATCTGCCGGGCGTGAGCACCGTGGGCCATCCAAGGTGCGCCGTGCCCACGAGCTGGACGACGGCCGCGGCGACCAGCGCGAGAAAGATGGCGATGCCGCCCATACGCGGGATCGTCTTCTTGTTGATGCGGCGCTTGCTGGGCTTGTCCACGGCACCGAGGCGCGTGGCGATGCGGCGGGCGAGCGGTGTGGCGACGAGCGTCACGACGAGGGCCGTGACGAACAGGGACGCATACGGAATCCACTCTCTCACCAAAACGTGAAGCCTTTCGGACTGCGGGCTGGCGCCGGCGCAAGGTTCGTAAAACGATAAAACAGTCACATGATACCAGCTTGGCGGGCATGACTTTGAGTGGGAAACCGAGGGCGCGCCCATGTCAAGACTGGCAACGACGAATGGCTTGGGTATAGTGGAGGTGTCAGCTCCCCGCAGGGCAAACTGGGTGAACCGACAAGCGTTTCCTGGGAGCCCATATACCGAGCTCAGTACAGGGATCCTCCGTTTGGGGGAAGCTGGAACAGCCGGCGAGGGCACCCACCTTCTGAGAGGTGGGTTCATTATCGCACCTGCGGGGAGCGACGTTGTCTTTGTCGCTACGGCGCCCATGGGCGCCTTTTTTGTGCGCGTCGCCTCGGGCCACGCCCCGTTGCGAGATTCTCGTTTGACAGGGGCGCTCGGCACGGTACAATATCCCTCGCGCAAACGCGCCTGGGGACGTAGCTCAGCTGGGAGAGCGCTGCCGTCGCATGGCAGAGGCCGAGGGTTCGATTCCCTTCGTCTCCACCAGGAATTGCCGAGCGGGCCACGATGTGGTCCGCTCTTTTTATATCAAGACCCGCTGCGGCGGGGCATCTGGAGGCTCCATGGAGCGGATCCCAAGCGAATACGTGTCGTGCCACCTGTGCCCGCGCGCGTGCGGAGCCAATCGCGCGGCCGGTGCGCGCGGGGCGTGCGGTGCCACGGCAACCCTTCGCGTGGCCCGCGCGGCCCTGCACTTCTGGGAGGAGCCGCCCATCTCGGGCGAGGCGGGGTCGGGCGCCATCTTCTTCTCGGCCTGCACGCTTCGCTGTGTCTTTTGCCAAAACGTCCAGATCAGCTCGGGCAACTTTGGCGCGGACGTCTCCGTGGCCCGCGTGGCCCAGATGATGCTCGAGCTTGAGGCCCAGGGCGCGCTCAACATCAACCTCGTGACGCCGGGCCACTTTGCCTCGCAGGTGGTCGAGGCCGTCCACATGGCACGTGACGCCGGGCTTTCCATCCCCATCGTGTGCAACACGGGCGGCTACGAGACGCTCGAGTGCGTGCGCCTGCTGTCCCAGGTGGTCGACGTGTGGCTCACGGACTTCAAGTACGCGAGCGCAGACCTGGCCGCCGAGCTGTCACGCGCCCGTGACT is part of the Parolsenella massiliensis genome and encodes:
- a CDS encoding radical SAM protein, translating into MERIPSEYVSCHLCPRACGANRAAGARGACGATATLRVARAALHFWEEPPISGEAGSGAIFFSACTLRCVFCQNVQISSGNFGADVSVARVAQMMLELEAQGALNINLVTPGHFASQVVEAVHMARDAGLSIPIVCNTGGYETLECVRLLSQVVDVWLTDFKYASADLAAELSRARDYPAVAAVALTAMLESVRAHGGPASGEGGRMLRGVIVRHLVLPGHTDDSMAVLDRVWELAGNDVDISVMNQYTPNAACRARGGDLARAVTDEEYELVLDHADDLGFERMWWQQGGTVSESFVPAFDMTGVEGPELASRRHD